One Stigmatella aurantiaca genomic region harbors:
- a CDS encoding SdpA family antimicrobial peptide system protein translates to MSRERAPVTSAPSPSRIRQARGLGLAALALILCWTTVTVYALHAALPHNPIHLPFEDQANIRMVLPEGWAFFTRDPRSDRMLPYIRGPGGQWTWASQTPNFQLQNSFGLDRAARAQGVELGLLLDEARDAGRQDCEDDPLACLEQAPVGQKLSNRSPRPTLCGQVGLVFQKAVPWAWSRSAQERRVTMPSKVLRLDVEC, encoded by the coding sequence TTGTCCCGCGAGCGCGCGCCCGTGACCTCTGCCCCTTCCCCTTCCCGGATACGCCAGGCACGCGGCCTCGGTCTGGCCGCGCTGGCGCTCATCCTCTGCTGGACCACCGTCACGGTCTACGCCCTGCACGCGGCATTGCCGCACAACCCCATTCACCTGCCCTTCGAGGACCAAGCCAACATCCGGATGGTGTTACCGGAAGGCTGGGCATTCTTCACGAGGGATCCCCGCTCGGACAGGATGCTGCCCTACATACGCGGCCCCGGCGGGCAGTGGACCTGGGCAAGCCAGACCCCCAACTTTCAGCTTCAGAATTCCTTCGGTCTTGACCGGGCAGCCCGGGCGCAAGGCGTCGAGTTAGGTCTCTTGTTGGATGAAGCCCGGGACGCCGGGCGCCAGGACTGTGAAGACGACCCCTTGGCCTGCCTGGAGCAAGCCCCCGTGGGTCAAAAGCTCTCGAATCGCAGCCCCCGGCCCACCCTCTGTGGCCAGGTGGGTCTCGTCTTCCAGAAGGCAGTCCCCTGGGCCTGGAGCCGCTCAGCCCAGGAGAGGCGGGTCACCATGCCCTCGAAGGTCTTGAGATTGGACGTCGAATGCTGA
- a CDS encoding sporulation delaying protein family toxin has product MTFSAFGMGSKSPSGSTPQRASSPQSQQQPLNGQTLYKGMVFGIGPDAHHFDDIWKRPEIQAKLEGPDVEANQSMAAERVIAKIAQMDPAFFDRFARALSSGNHATIDRLLTETKEKTHSAAAVLRREAGQPGDISAGDGGSPTAAGTWLYEETVVAVAVVAVLVIAVTQIDVTPVIANPSSSPLLRDEWVDKLARKNFTTP; this is encoded by the coding sequence ATGACCTTCTCTGCTTTCGGAATGGGCAGCAAAAGCCCTTCCGGCTCGACCCCCCAGAGAGCTTCGTCCCCGCAGTCTCAACAACAGCCGCTGAACGGCCAGACTCTCTACAAGGGAATGGTCTTCGGCATCGGCCCAGACGCACACCACTTCGATGACATCTGGAAGCGTCCCGAGATCCAGGCCAAGCTGGAAGGCCCGGATGTGGAAGCCAACCAGAGCATGGCCGCGGAGCGGGTCATCGCCAAGATCGCCCAGATGGATCCCGCGTTCTTCGACCGCTTCGCAAGAGCCCTGAGCAGCGGAAACCACGCCACCATCGACAGGCTGCTCACCGAGACAAAAGAGAAGACCCACTCCGCGGCCGCCGTGCTCCGCCGGGAGGCCGGACAACCTGGGGACATCTCCGCCGGCGACGGGGGCAGCCCGACAGCAGCCGGCACATGGCTGTACGAGGAGACCGTGGTGGCCGTGGCCGTCGTGGCGGTCCTGGTGATTGCCGTCACGCAGATCGACGTGACACCGGTCATCGCGAACCCGTCATCGAGCCCGCTGCTGCGGGACGAGTGGGTGGACAAGCTGGCCCGCAAGAACTTCACCACCCCGTAG
- a CDS encoding YhfC family intramembrane metalloprotease yields MTSGPDPSLVASYLVAIGMDVLMPVALVWWARRRLGVAWRVVVWGALAFAGAQLFTRVPAVQVLQHLWRETLKASPVLTNLWLTGLSLTAGLFEETARLLAFRYPLKGFRRWRDAVGFGIGHGGLESALLVGGLAIIGLVNVVVLSRLDPLSLPLQPEQLEQVRAAKAQVAALRWWEPLLGAVERVGAMAVHVAMSVVVLQRFLRDQRRWYWLAVGFHAVLNLSVTLVAREAGAVAAEGVMSVFALVALGLTLWLRSEDEAPQPGPG; encoded by the coding sequence GTGACTTCAGGACCCGATCCCAGTCTGGTGGCCAGCTACCTCGTGGCCATTGGGATGGATGTGTTGATGCCCGTGGCCCTGGTCTGGTGGGCACGGCGGCGATTGGGCGTGGCTTGGAGGGTGGTGGTGTGGGGGGCGCTGGCCTTCGCGGGGGCACAGCTCTTCACGCGGGTGCCTGCCGTGCAGGTGCTTCAGCACTTGTGGAGGGAGACGTTGAAGGCTTCTCCGGTGCTCACGAATCTGTGGCTCACCGGCCTATCCCTGACAGCAGGCCTCTTCGAGGAGACTGCAAGGCTACTGGCCTTCCGGTATCCCTTGAAAGGCTTCCGGCGCTGGAGGGATGCCGTGGGGTTTGGAATCGGACATGGAGGGCTGGAATCCGCTCTCTTGGTGGGAGGGCTGGCCATCATCGGGCTCGTCAACGTGGTGGTTCTCTCCCGGTTGGATCCCCTCTCCTTGCCGCTCCAGCCAGAACAGCTCGAGCAGGTTCGCGCGGCGAAGGCGCAGGTGGCGGCGCTGCGCTGGTGGGAGCCTTTGCTGGGGGCCGTTGAGCGGGTGGGAGCGATGGCCGTTCACGTTGCGATGAGCGTCGTGGTCCTCCAGCGGTTTCTCCGGGACCAGCGGCGGTGGTACTGGCTTGCCGTCGGATTCCACGCGGTCCTCAACCTGAGCGTGACGCTCGTGGCCCGGGAGGCAGGGGCCGTGGCCGCCGAGGGGGTGATGAGTG